In Fimbriimonadaceae bacterium, the following proteins share a genomic window:
- the rplT gene encoding 50S ribosomal protein L20 yields MARVKRGLMRHKRHKKILSRTTGYWGRKKNVFRRAHEQWMKSGQYAFRDRRARKRDFRRLWIVRITAACRACDVRYSAFIHGLTQNGIQVNRKVLSELAIHDMDAFRAIVKQAMATK; encoded by the coding sequence ATGGCTCGAGTCAAACGTGGCCTGATGCGCCACAAACGACACAAGAAGATCCTGTCCAGAACCACCGGGTACTGGGGCAGGAAGAAGAACGTGTTCCGACGCGCCCACGAACAGTGGATGAAATCGGGACAGTACGCGTTCCGCGACCGACGCGCCCGAAAGCGCGATTTTCGCCGGCTCTGGATTGTCCGGATCACGGCGGCCTGCCGCGCCTGCGATGTCCGCTACAGCGCGTTCATTCACGGTCTGACCCAAAATGGAATCCAGGTAAACCGCAAGGTGCTCAGCGAGTTGGCGATCCACGACATGGACGCGTTCCGCGCGATCGTGAAGCAAGCCATGGCGACGAAGTAG
- the infC gene encoding translation initiation factor IF-3 translates to MLRFRDVRVIGSDGEQLGILQSRQALSMAKEQGLDLVMVSPSANPPVCKILDYGKYKYLTGKQARETKKKQAEVKGIKISPRIAEHDLAFLLKNTIRFLGEGHKVKVTCQFRAREVTHPEIGRQKLAKMADALAEYASVERPPTLDGKLMIMILVPKPQGKQKHAKAEDKQDSGEAVQNLGNGKDPSPEVAQQPPVPAQEREPEATP, encoded by the coding sequence GTGCTGCGGTTTCGAGACGTGCGAGTGATCGGCTCAGACGGAGAACAACTGGGAATTCTGCAAAGCAGGCAGGCGCTCTCGATGGCCAAGGAGCAAGGATTGGACCTCGTGATGGTCTCGCCGAGCGCGAATCCACCCGTCTGCAAGATCCTCGATTACGGCAAATACAAGTACCTGACCGGCAAGCAAGCCCGCGAAACGAAGAAAAAGCAAGCCGAGGTTAAGGGTATAAAGATCAGTCCGCGCATCGCGGAACACGATCTTGCGTTTCTTCTGAAGAACACGATTCGGTTTCTTGGGGAGGGACACAAGGTCAAAGTCACGTGCCAGTTTCGGGCACGTGAGGTGACGCACCCGGAAATCGGACGTCAGAAGCTGGCCAAGATGGCGGACGCGCTCGCCGAGTACGCATCGGTGGAGCGGCCACCGACCTTGGACGGGAAGCTGATGATCATGATCCTGGTGCCGAAGCCGCAAGGAAAGCAAAAGCATGCCAAAGCTGAAGACAAACAAGACAGCGGCGAAGCGGTTCAAAATCTCGGGAACGGGAAAGATCCTTCGCCGGAAGTCGCACAACAACCACCAGTTCCTGCACAAGAGCGCGAGCCAGAAGCGACGCCTTGA